A genomic stretch from Anaerolinea thermophila UNI-1 includes:
- a CDS encoding thiamine pyrophosphate-dependent enzyme, translated as MVMEQILPEEIVYQRPEALADVNTHYCPGCTHGVAHRLIAEVIDEMGIRDRMVGVASVGCSVFAYNYFDFDWVQAPHGRAPAMATGIKRVLPDRFVVTYQGDGDMASIGMAEVVHAAARGENITVFFINNANYGMTGGQMAPTTLPGQRTTSSPSGRDVETAGYPIRAAELLATLEGASYVVRRSLHDPKNIRLAKKAIRTALEVQAQGLGFSMVEFLSTCPTNWGMTPVDALHWLEEHMIEYYPLGDFKVAPTVAQIRI; from the coding sequence ATGGTCATGGAACAAATTCTTCCGGAGGAAATCGTCTATCAACGCCCTGAGGCGCTGGCAGATGTGAATACACATTACTGCCCCGGGTGTACGCATGGTGTTGCCCATCGCCTGATTGCCGAGGTGATTGACGAAATGGGCATCCGCGACCGCATGGTCGGCGTTGCCTCGGTGGGATGTTCGGTGTTTGCCTATAACTACTTTGATTTTGACTGGGTGCAGGCGCCGCATGGACGCGCCCCCGCCATGGCAACCGGCATCAAACGCGTGTTGCCCGACCGTTTTGTGGTCACCTACCAGGGCGATGGCGATATGGCGTCTATCGGCATGGCAGAGGTGGTGCATGCCGCCGCCCGTGGGGAGAACATCACCGTGTTCTTCATCAACAACGCCAACTACGGCATGACCGGTGGACAAATGGCGCCCACCACTTTGCCCGGTCAGCGCACTACCTCGTCGCCCAGCGGGCGCGACGTGGAAACCGCCGGGTATCCCATCCGTGCCGCCGAATTGCTGGCGACGCTGGAAGGGGCTTCTTATGTGGTGCGCCGCAGTCTGCACGACCCCAAGAATATCCGTCTGGCAAAGAAAGCCATCCGCACCGCGCTGGAGGTGCAAGCCCAGGGGCTGGGCTTTTCCATGGTGGAATTCCTCTCCACCTGCCCGACGAACTGGGGCATGACCCCGGTGGATGCGCTCCACTGGCTTGAAGAGCACATGATTGAGTATTATCCGCTCGGCGATTTCAAAGTCGCTCCAACGGTGGCGCAGATTCGCATCTAA
- a CDS encoding 2-oxoacid:acceptor oxidoreductase family protein, protein MQTEIIVSGFGGQGVLFAGQLLSYAAMDAGKEVTWIPSYGPEMRGGTANCTVVISDEEIGSPLVKHPQAVIAMNLPSLDKYEPLVKSGGVLIVNASMVNRQPARTDIHWVMVPGNEIAEELGDRRMTNMVMLGALLANLPILSLEALVRTLEAHMPARHQRLLPLNIEAIKRGAEYLAVKA, encoded by the coding sequence ATGCAGACAGAAATCATCGTTTCCGGGTTTGGCGGGCAGGGTGTGCTGTTTGCCGGACAGTTGCTTTCTTACGCCGCCATGGATGCGGGTAAAGAAGTGACCTGGATTCCCTCGTACGGTCCGGAAATGCGCGGCGGTACGGCGAACTGCACGGTGGTCATTTCCGATGAAGAGATTGGCTCGCCGCTGGTCAAGCATCCGCAGGCGGTCATTGCCATGAATCTGCCTTCGCTGGATAAATACGAGCCGCTGGTCAAGAGCGGCGGCGTGCTGATTGTCAATGCCTCGATGGTCAACCGCCAGCCCGCCCGCACCGATATTCACTGGGTGATGGTGCCGGGCAACGAGATTGCCGAGGAACTGGGTGACCGCCGCATGACCAACATGGTGATGCTCGGCGCACTGCTGGCTAACCTGCCCATCCTGTCGCTGGAGGCACTGGTCCGGACGCTGGAGGCGCACATGCCTGCGCGGCATCAACGTTTGCTGCCTCTCAACATTGAAGCCATCAAGCGCGGCGCGGAGTATCTGGCGGTTAAAGCGTAG
- a CDS encoding ATP-dependent Clp protease ATP-binding subunit — protein MSGMERFTQRARRVLSLAHQEAERLRQDTINTEHLLLGLIEEDGGIAGRVLRELGLEPDRVREMVERLGGIGTYRGGKIDLAPGTQQVLEYAIEEARRMGHHYIGTEHLLLGLVRSTDGLGMEVLRKLGVTAEQIRRQTRRILQESSSAPTGAPAGTAPASGRPASARQEKERPKTPLVDQLAVDLTAKAEEGKLDPVIGRQMEIERVIQILARRSKNNPALIGEPGVGKTAIVEGLAQRIVEGDVPPLLLGKRVLQLDVGSLVAGTMYRGQFEERLKRVIDELKSSGAILFIDEVHMLVGAGAAGSSVDAANILKPALSRGELQVIGATTLDEYRKHIESDAALERRFQPIIVNEPSIEETIEILKGIKTAYEEHHRLTITDEALEAAAKLSARYVTDRFLPDKAIDLVDEAASRVRMYKSSAAATAREIMKKLREVRQNHALAVEDGRMDDAQEFLEREAELEEQLERLRTGWDRAASPKVTADDIAEVVSMWTGVPVMQMATEESERLLHMEEELRKHIVGQDEAIDAIAKAVRRARAGLKDPRRPIGSFIFLGPTGVGKTELTKALARFMFGSEEALIQLDMSEFMERHTVSRLVGAPPGYVGYEEAGQLTEAIRRRPYSIVVFDEIEKAHPEAHNMLLQIMEEGHLSDAKGHKVDFRNAIIIMTSNIGADMIKRQTSLGFPLAKDQTKEEQEAYEDMRKKLLDSLRRVFRPEFINRLDSVIVFRALNREHIRQIVNLELNKVAERLKENGITLRATEAALDKLAEEGYDPEMGARPLRRVIQNKVEDRLSDLVLAKEFNPGDEVLVDLDPETNDIILCRSEESPQEPEQALNVG, from the coding sequence ATGTCAGGAATGGAACGTTTTACCCAAAGGGCGCGGCGCGTGCTCAGTCTGGCTCATCAGGAAGCCGAGCGCCTGCGCCAGGACACAATCAACACGGAACACTTACTGTTGGGCTTGATCGAGGAAGATGGTGGAATTGCCGGTCGAGTTCTGCGCGAGTTAGGACTGGAGCCTGACCGTGTGCGCGAGATGGTCGAGCGCCTGGGCGGCATTGGCACCTACCGCGGCGGGAAAATCGACCTCGCTCCCGGCACTCAACAGGTACTGGAATACGCCATTGAAGAAGCCCGCCGCATGGGGCATCACTACATTGGCACCGAGCACCTCTTGCTCGGGCTGGTGCGCTCCACCGATGGACTGGGTATGGAAGTGTTGCGTAAACTGGGCGTCACCGCCGAGCAAATCCGCCGCCAAACCCGGCGCATCCTGCAGGAAAGCAGTTCTGCACCCACCGGCGCGCCCGCCGGAACAGCCCCGGCAAGCGGACGCCCTGCCTCTGCCCGGCAGGAAAAGGAACGTCCCAAAACTCCGCTGGTGGATCAACTGGCGGTGGATTTAACCGCCAAAGCCGAAGAAGGCAAACTCGACCCGGTCATCGGACGTCAGATGGAAATTGAGCGCGTCATTCAAATTCTGGCGCGCCGTTCCAAGAACAACCCGGCGCTCATCGGTGAGCCCGGTGTAGGCAAGACCGCCATCGTCGAAGGGCTGGCTCAGCGCATCGTCGAAGGCGATGTGCCGCCGCTGTTGCTGGGCAAGCGCGTCCTGCAACTGGATGTGGGTTCGCTGGTGGCTGGCACCATGTACCGCGGTCAGTTCGAGGAACGCCTCAAGCGGGTGATTGACGAACTGAAATCTTCGGGCGCCATCCTGTTCATTGACGAAGTGCACATGCTGGTCGGCGCAGGCGCGGCGGGTTCCTCGGTGGATGCCGCCAACATCCTCAAGCCGGCTCTGTCGCGCGGCGAACTGCAGGTCATCGGCGCGACCACGCTGGACGAGTACCGCAAGCACATCGAAAGCGATGCCGCGCTGGAGCGCCGCTTCCAGCCCATCATCGTCAACGAGCCTTCCATTGAGGAAACCATCGAAATCCTCAAGGGCATCAAGACGGCTTACGAGGAACATCACCGCCTGACCATCACCGATGAAGCCCTGGAAGCCGCCGCCAAACTTTCGGCGCGCTACGTCACCGACCGCTTCCTGCCCGATAAAGCCATTGACCTGGTGGACGAAGCCGCCTCGCGGGTGCGCATGTATAAGAGCAGTGCCGCGGCAACTGCCCGCGAGATCATGAAGAAACTGCGCGAGGTGCGCCAGAATCATGCCCTTGCCGTCGAAGATGGGCGCATGGACGACGCGCAGGAATTTCTGGAGAGAGAAGCCGAACTGGAAGAACAACTGGAGCGCCTGCGCACCGGCTGGGATCGCGCCGCCAGCCCCAAGGTGACTGCCGACGACATCGCCGAGGTGGTCTCCATGTGGACGGGCGTGCCGGTGATGCAGATGGCAACCGAAGAGTCCGAGCGTTTGCTCCACATGGAAGAAGAACTGCGCAAACACATTGTGGGACAGGACGAAGCCATTGACGCCATCGCCAAAGCGGTGCGCCGCGCCCGCGCCGGACTGAAAGACCCGCGCCGTCCCATCGGCTCGTTCATCTTCCTCGGTCCCACCGGCGTTGGCAAGACTGAACTGACCAAAGCCCTGGCTCGCTTCATGTTCGGGAGCGAGGAAGCCCTCATTCAACTGGACATGAGCGAATTCATGGAACGCCACACCGTCAGCCGTCTGGTAGGCGCGCCGCCCGGATACGTGGGCTACGAAGAAGCCGGTCAACTTACCGAAGCCATCCGCCGCCGCCCGTACTCCATCGTGGTGTTCGATGAAATCGAAAAAGCCCACCCCGAAGCCCACAACATGCTCCTGCAAATCATGGAAGAGGGGCACCTCTCGGATGCCAAGGGGCACAAGGTGGACTTCCGCAACGCCATCATCATCATGACCTCGAACATCGGCGCGGATATGATCAAACGCCAGACTTCGCTGGGCTTCCCGCTGGCGAAGGACCAGACCAAAGAAGAGCAGGAAGCCTATGAGGACATGCGCAAGAAACTGCTCGACTCCCTGCGGCGGGTGTTCCGCCCCGAGTTCATCAACCGTCTGGACTCGGTCATCGTCTTCCGGGCCCTCAACCGCGAGCACATCCGCCAGATTGTCAACCTGGAACTCAACAAGGTGGCGGAGCGGCTCAAGGAAAATGGCATCACCCTGCGGGCAACCGAAGCCGCACTGGACAAACTGGCAGAAGAGGGCTACGATCCCGAAATGGGCGCGCGTCCGTTACGCCGCGTCATCCAGAACAAGGTGGAAGACCGCCTGTCCGATCTGGTGCTGGCGAAGGAATTCAACCCCGGCGATGAGGTGCTGGTGGATCTCGATCCCGAGACCAACGATATCATCCTCTGCCGCTCAGAGGAAAGCCCTCAAGAGCCTGAACAAGCCCTCAACGTAGGCTAA
- the rplS gene encoding 50S ribosomal protein L19, which yields MSEQILKAIEPQPNPNVPPLRPGDVVSVHVKIKEGNRERVQEFKGTVLFTKNAGAGSTFTVRRVASNGIGVERTFLTYSPRIEKVVVERHSKVRRARLFYLRNRTGKSARLKQRF from the coding sequence ATGAGCGAGCAAATTTTGAAAGCAATTGAACCCCAGCCCAATCCGAACGTTCCACCGTTGCGACCCGGCGACGTGGTGAGTGTGCATGTAAAAATCAAAGAAGGTAACCGGGAGCGCGTTCAGGAGTTTAAAGGCACAGTCCTGTTTACCAAGAACGCGGGTGCCGGTTCTACCTTCACTGTGCGCCGCGTGGCTTCCAACGGCATCGGTGTGGAGCGCACCTTCCTCACCTACTCGCCGCGCATTGAGAAGGTGGTGGTGGAACGCCACAGCAAAGTACGCCGCGCTCGTCTGTTCTACCTGCGCAATCGCACGGGTAAGAGCGCCCGCCTCAAACAGCGCTTCTAA
- a CDS encoding gamma-glutamyl-gamma-aminobutyrate hydrolase family protein, with product MTLPLIGITSIRKEGEPGQTHWYSTPFSYIHAVQRAGGMPVLIPPVYPAEKLPALLQRLDGVLLIGGGDIDPNLYGGEPHPRVYDIQAERDSLEITLVHLALETSTPLLGICRGAQVMNVALGGTLYSDIADQKPGALKHDYYPDFPRNTLAHAVEIEAQSRLAQMLGGTHFEVNSLHHQGISKVAPSLRVTAHAPDGLVEAVEVEGHPFAIGVQWHPEWLQEHAPQRALFSAFIRAASQRK from the coding sequence ATGACCTTGCCCTTGATTGGAATCACCAGCATCCGAAAAGAGGGAGAACCGGGTCAAACCCACTGGTATTCTACCCCTTTTTCCTATATTCATGCTGTTCAACGTGCGGGAGGGATGCCTGTGTTGATTCCGCCGGTGTACCCGGCGGAAAAACTCCCGGCTTTGTTGCAACGCCTGGATGGGGTGTTGCTGATTGGCGGCGGCGATATTGACCCTAACCTGTATGGGGGAGAACCCCACCCCCGGGTGTATGACATTCAGGCTGAACGGGATTCCTTAGAAATAACCCTGGTACACCTGGCGCTGGAAACGTCTACGCCCCTGCTGGGCATCTGTCGGGGGGCGCAGGTGATGAACGTTGCCCTTGGGGGCACGCTGTACTCGGATATCGCCGATCAAAAGCCCGGCGCATTGAAGCACGATTATTATCCAGACTTTCCCCGCAACACCCTGGCACATGCCGTGGAGATAGAGGCTCAAAGCCGGCTAGCACAGATGCTGGGGGGGACGCATTTTGAAGTGAATAGTTTGCATCACCAGGGCATTTCCAAGGTGGCGCCCTCTCTGCGGGTGACAGCGCACGCCCCGGACGGTTTGGTGGAAGCGGTGGAGGTCGAGGGACATCCCTTTGCCATTGGGGTACAGTGGCATCCGGAGTGGTTGCAGGAACATGCTCCCCAACGGGCGTTATTCTCGGCGTTCATTCGAGCCGCCAGCCAGCGAAAATAA
- the murI gene encoding glutamate racemase produces the protein MIGVFDSGVGGLSVLRAIRALMPAEPVIYLADQAHVPYGPRPLEEVRGFSQSIARFLIAQGARVIVVACNTASAAALFHLRQTFPETPFVGMEPAVKPAAETTQSGVVGVLATPATFQGALYASVVERFAQGVTLLQDTCAGLVQQIEAGNLAGEETRRILENALLPMLARGMDTVVMGCTHYPFVIPLIQQIVGEQVRVIDPAPAVARQTRRVLEAHGWLVEGNQPAPVRFLTTGDGEAFRRMIRQLLGELFPDPQVEVIQWDEQIQPELVY, from the coding sequence ATGATTGGCGTGTTCGATTCCGGAGTAGGCGGGCTTTCGGTTCTGCGCGCCATCCGCGCGCTCATGCCTGCCGAGCCGGTCATCTATCTGGCGGATCAGGCACACGTGCCGTATGGACCGCGTCCGCTCGAAGAAGTGCGCGGCTTTTCCCAGTCCATTGCCCGTTTTCTCATCGCCCAGGGCGCCCGGGTGATTGTGGTGGCGTGTAATACCGCTTCGGCGGCGGCGCTTTTTCACCTGCGCCAGACCTTCCCGGAAACGCCCTTTGTGGGCATGGAACCGGCGGTCAAACCCGCCGCCGAGACCACCCAATCGGGGGTGGTGGGCGTGCTGGCAACTCCGGCAACCTTCCAGGGGGCGCTGTATGCCTCGGTGGTGGAGCGCTTTGCCCAGGGGGTGACGCTGTTGCAGGATACCTGTGCCGGACTGGTTCAGCAAATTGAGGCTGGCAACCTGGCGGGGGAGGAAACCCGCCGGATTCTGGAAAATGCTTTGCTTCCCATGCTGGCGCGCGGTATGGATACGGTAGTCATGGGATGCACCCATTACCCCTTTGTCATTCCCCTCATCCAGCAGATTGTCGGCGAGCAGGTGCGGGTGATTGACCCTGCCCCTGCGGTGGCGCGCCAAACCCGCCGGGTGCTGGAAGCGCACGGCTGGCTGGTGGAGGGAAATCAACCTGCCCCCGTGCGTTTCCTGACTACCGGAGATGGAGAGGCTTTCCGGCGCATGATTCGTCAACTGCTGGGGGAACTGTTCCCTGACCCTCAGGTAGAGGTGATACAGTGGGATGAGCAGATACAGCCGGAACTGGTATACTAA
- a CDS encoding DUF3090 domain-containing protein, whose amino-acid sequence MPRFELDLNPVDHITTDAIGQPGKRVFYIQGVKDDQVVTLIVEKIQIQTLALGVEEFLQEIANRFPHLSAPAAEYDESKMHITPPVDPLFRVGELALAYDSDNDRVILIARELVAEEEMGEDPASMEERAGVVRFWCTRSQIRAMARWGLEVAARGRPLCPYCGEPMDPEGHFCPKRNGHKKH is encoded by the coding sequence ATGCCGCGTTTTGAACTGGACTTGAATCCGGTGGATCACATTACCACCGATGCGATTGGACAGCCCGGCAAACGGGTGTTCTACATTCAGGGCGTGAAGGACGATCAGGTGGTCACGCTGATTGTGGAGAAGATTCAAATTCAAACCCTGGCACTGGGGGTGGAGGAATTTCTACAGGAAATTGCCAACCGTTTTCCCCATCTGAGCGCGCCTGCGGCGGAGTACGATGAGTCCAAAATGCACATTACCCCGCCGGTCGATCCGCTCTTTCGGGTGGGCGAACTGGCGCTGGCTTATGACTCTGACAATGACCGGGTGATCTTAATCGCCCGTGAACTGGTGGCAGAAGAGGAAATGGGGGAAGATCCCGCCTCTATGGAAGAACGCGCGGGGGTGGTGCGCTTCTGGTGCACGCGCTCGCAGATTCGCGCCATGGCGCGCTGGGGCTTGGAAGTGGCGGCGCGCGGTCGTCCGCTTTGTCCCTATTGTGGCGAGCCGATGGACCCCGAGGGACACTTCTGCCCCAAACGCAACGGACACAAGAAGCATTAG
- a CDS encoding carbohydrate ABC transporter permease, whose translation MSALSSAVSQNRVPSLGWLKSGGKYTLLTLFALLWLLPVIAAVVTSFRTMDDITTHGFWSIPQTVTTQNFVKAWVNARVNKYLLNSFIITIPSLFGMLFLSSMGAYALARFKFKANLPLYFMFVAGTMLPFQILMLPVFRLTNALGLYDSYGALILIHTAFQLGFCTFVLRNFMRTVPGDILDAARVDGCSEFRIYWQIVLPLTLPALAALATLEFTWVFNDYLWAIILLRADTLRPVTAGLATLRGQYNTDWPVITAGALLATIPTLVVFVFLQRYFIQGLTLGSSK comes from the coding sequence ATGAGCGCACTTTCATCCGCTGTTTCTCAAAACCGCGTCCCTTCGCTGGGATGGTTGAAAAGCGGGGGCAAATACACCCTGCTGACCCTCTTTGCCCTGCTCTGGCTTCTGCCGGTCATCGCCGCGGTGGTCACCTCTTTCCGCACCATGGATGACATCACCACGCACGGGTTCTGGAGCATACCGCAGACCGTCACCACGCAGAACTTTGTCAAGGCGTGGGTCAATGCGCGGGTCAACAAGTACCTGCTGAACAGTTTCATCATCACCATCCCCTCGCTCTTCGGCATGCTCTTTTTGTCCTCGATGGGAGCGTATGCGCTGGCACGCTTCAAATTCAAAGCCAACCTGCCGCTGTACTTCATGTTCGTGGCAGGCACGATGCTGCCGTTCCAGATTCTCATGCTTCCGGTCTTCCGCCTGACCAATGCCCTGGGATTGTACGACTCGTACGGCGCGCTGATTCTCATCCACACGGCGTTCCAACTGGGCTTCTGCACCTTTGTTCTGCGCAATTTCATGCGCACCGTCCCCGGCGATATTCTGGACGCCGCCCGTGTGGATGGGTGCAGTGAGTTCCGCATCTACTGGCAAATTGTGCTTCCGCTGACCCTGCCGGCGCTGGCGGCGCTGGCAACCCTGGAATTTACCTGGGTATTTAACGATTACCTCTGGGCAATCATCCTGCTCCGCGCCGACACCCTGCGCCCGGTAACGGCGGGTCTGGCAACCCTGCGCGGGCAGTACAATACCGACTGGCCCGTCATTACCGCCGGAGCGCTACTGGCAACCATTCCCACGCTGGTGGTATTCGTCTTCCTCCAGCGCTACTTCATCCAGGGGTTGACCTTAGGGTCAAGCAAATAA
- a CDS encoding carbohydrate ABC transporter permease, with product MPSSRAMRDYSTANLFTLVLGTLLLITFIFLPWFGTAPAQNGARIFSDNLYQVPGAIPAPLIWLIPIATLGILGFGLWGILTPERDRLAALLAAFCAFLGLLYFARIFVEPSLLGGKATPGVGFWISLFSLLLTLFNLPITGPEVARLFQPRKGSRRGIDPRFIPYLFLIPSLTLYLVWIIGPTFYTFYLSLTNWDGVSTPGFIGFANFQRLFTRDRNFTEALVNNIRWLLIFISVPTTLGLLMAMIFNQEMWGSRFYKVSLYLPLVLSLPVIGLIWSWVYNPRLGLINSLLSLLGATDLPGWLGDRKLAIWCVIAAAVWRQVGYVMVLYLAGLKNVDPMLIDAAHVDGADRWQLFRHVIFPLLAPVTTIVVVISVIDSLRAFDLVAIMTRGGQSTQVLANFMYIEAFNNYRMGYAAAIAVVLFFLSMVFIGFYLSIVIRDELEY from the coding sequence ATGCCGTCTTCCCGTGCGATGCGCGATTATTCCACCGCCAACCTTTTTACCCTTGTCCTCGGCACGCTTTTATTAATCACCTTCATTTTTCTGCCATGGTTTGGGACGGCCCCCGCCCAAAACGGGGCAAGGATTTTCTCGGATAACCTCTATCAGGTTCCGGGGGCAATTCCCGCTCCGCTCATCTGGCTCATTCCCATCGCCACCCTGGGGATTCTGGGGTTTGGCTTGTGGGGCATCCTGACCCCTGAACGCGACCGCCTGGCGGCTTTGTTGGCGGCATTTTGCGCTTTTCTGGGCTTGCTCTACTTTGCCCGTATTTTCGTAGAACCCTCATTGCTGGGTGGAAAAGCCACCCCTGGGGTGGGCTTCTGGATTTCCCTGTTCTCGCTTCTGCTCACCCTCTTCAATCTCCCCATCACCGGTCCGGAAGTAGCCCGTCTCTTCCAGCCCCGAAAGGGAAGCCGCCGTGGCATCGATCCGCGTTTCATCCCCTATCTCTTTCTGATTCCCTCTCTCACTCTGTACCTGGTGTGGATTATCGGTCCTACCTTTTACACCTTCTACCTGAGCCTGACCAATTGGGACGGCGTATCCACTCCGGGGTTCATCGGATTTGCCAATTTCCAGCGGCTGTTCACCCGTGACCGTAACTTCACCGAGGCGCTGGTCAACAACATCCGCTGGCTGTTAATTTTCATCTCCGTCCCCACTACCCTGGGTTTGCTGATGGCAATGATTTTCAATCAGGAAATGTGGGGCAGTCGTTTTTACAAAGTCAGCCTTTACCTGCCGCTGGTGCTTTCCCTGCCCGTCATTGGCTTAATCTGGTCGTGGGTGTACAACCCCCGTCTGGGACTCATTAATAGCCTGCTGAGCCTGCTGGGAGCGACGGATTTACCCGGCTGGCTGGGCGACCGCAAATTAGCCATCTGGTGCGTCATTGCCGCGGCGGTGTGGCGGCAGGTGGGCTACGTGATGGTGCTGTACCTGGCAGGGCTAAAAAATGTAGATCCCATGCTGATTGACGCCGCTCATGTGGACGGCGCCGACCGCTGGCAATTGTTCCGCCATGTCATCTTCCCCCTGCTGGCGCCGGTTACCACCATTGTGGTGGTCATCTCGGTCATCGACTCCCTGCGGGCGTTTGACCTGGTGGCAATCATGACACGCGGAGGACAAAGCACTCAGGTGCTGGCAAACTTCATGTACATTGAAGCCTTCAACAACTACCGCATGGGCTACGCCGCCGCCATCGCCGTGGTGCTGTTCTTTCTGAGCATGGTGTTCATCGGCTTCTACCTGAGCATCGTCATCCGCGATGAACTGGAATATTAA
- a CDS encoding ABC transporter substrate-binding protein, which yields MKIRFFTLFSMLMLVVMVFSACAPAATPTPEKVVETVVVEKEKVVEKTVEVQKVVTANVITYNSYNGDPKPRAFDESVVKMWNEAHPEMPVEHSIIAHEDFKQAIRAYLTADPAPDVLTWFAGNRARFFIDKGLILDQTKMWEDAKLNEVYAPGFQALATYNDKKYFLPTSYYWWAIYYRKSLFAEAGIEKEPETWQDLLDACDKLNAKGITPITIGARFKWPAAAWFDYLNMRVNGPQFHIDLTDLKVPYTDPKVRKVFDYWKELIDHKCFIEDPAAYDWQEAIDPMVQGKAAMYLMGAFITDSYPDEAEADLDFFRFPIIDPNLPVGEDAPTDGYFASATARNPEGALAFMAFLGSKEVQQKAFEELGRLPTRTDVDISKATPATQKGIKLIQSADYIAQFYDRDTTPPMAEAGMDGFMRFWDDPTQIDQILADLEAERQRILSEGQ from the coding sequence ATGAAAATCCGTTTCTTTACTCTGTTCAGCATGTTAATGCTGGTTGTAATGGTGTTCAGCGCCTGCGCGCCCGCCGCTACCCCCACCCCCGAAAAGGTTGTTGAGACAGTCGTGGTGGAAAAAGAAAAAGTTGTGGAAAAGACCGTTGAGGTGCAAAAGGTGGTGACAGCTAACGTCATCACCTACAACTCGTACAACGGCGATCCCAAACCGCGCGCCTTCGATGAGAGCGTGGTGAAGATGTGGAACGAAGCCCATCCCGAGATGCCGGTAGAACATTCCATCATCGCCCACGAGGACTTCAAGCAAGCCATCCGCGCTTACCTGACCGCCGATCCCGCCCCGGATGTGCTGACCTGGTTCGCCGGAAACCGCGCCCGCTTCTTCATCGACAAGGGCTTAATCCTTGACCAGACCAAGATGTGGGAAGATGCCAAACTCAACGAGGTGTACGCTCCCGGTTTCCAGGCGCTGGCAACCTATAACGACAAGAAATATTTCCTGCCGACCAGTTACTACTGGTGGGCAATTTACTACCGCAAGTCCCTGTTTGCCGAGGCTGGCATCGAAAAAGAGCCTGAAACCTGGCAGGATTTGCTGGACGCCTGCGACAAACTGAACGCCAAGGGCATCACCCCCATCACCATCGGTGCGCGCTTCAAATGGCCTGCCGCGGCGTGGTTCGATTATCTGAACATGCGCGTCAACGGTCCGCAGTTCCACATTGACCTGACCGACCTTAAAGTCCCCTACACTGATCCCAAAGTACGCAAGGTCTTCGACTACTGGAAGGAACTGATTGACCACAAGTGCTTCATTGAAGACCCCGCCGCTTACGACTGGCAAGAAGCCATTGACCCGATGGTGCAGGGCAAAGCCGCCATGTATCTGATGGGCGCGTTCATCACCGATTCGTACCCGGATGAGGCAGAAGCCGATCTGGACTTCTTCCGCTTCCCCATCATTGACCCGAACCTGCCGGTTGGCGAAGACGCCCCCACCGACGGTTACTTTGCTTCAGCCACGGCGCGCAACCCCGAGGGCGCGTTAGCCTTCATGGCATTCCTCGGCTCCAAGGAAGTCCAGCAGAAAGCCTTTGAGGAACTGGGACGCCTGCCCACCCGCACCGATGTGGACATCTCCAAAGCCACACCCGCCACGCAGAAAGGCATCAAACTGATTCAGTCTGCCGATTACATTGCCCAGTTCTACGACCGCGACACCACTCCGCCGATGGCGGAAGCCGGTATGGATGGCTTCATGCGCTTCTGGGATGACCCGACCCAGATTGACCAGATTCTGGCTGATCTGGAAGCCGAGCGCCAGCGCATTCTGTCCGAAGGACAGTAA